A stretch of DNA from Spirosoma endbachense:
CGATCCGGATGTTGATGCTGTTCATATCAACTCCCCGATCCCAAACCATGCTGAGCAAAGTCTGAAAGCATTACGGGCGGGTAAGCACGTTGCCTGTACCGTGCCGATGGCTACCACGGTTGAGGAGTGTATGGAGATTGTGAAGGCGACCAAAGAAACCGGCAAGAAATACATGATGATGGAAACGGTGGTCTACAGCCGCGAGTTTCTGTTTGTGAAAGAACTCTACGAAAATGGCGAGCTAGGGAAAGTGCAATTCCTGAAAGCCAGCCATCAGCAGGACATGGACGGATGGCCCGACTATTGGCCCGGTTTACCGCCCATGCATTATGCGACGCACTGTGTTGGCCCGGTAGCGGGATTGTTGAAACTCGAAGCTGATTATGTATCCTGCTTTGGGTCTGGTACTATTCGGGAAGAGCTGGCAAAAATCCATAACTCACCCTTTGCGGTCGAGTCGGCGCACATCAAATTCAGGAACAGCGATTTGTCGGCTTATGTATATCGGTCGTTATTTGACGTAGCGCGGCAATACCGCGAGAGTTTCGAGGTATATGGCGATAAAAAATCGTTCGAATGGCAGCTCATTGAAGACGAACAGCCCGTGATCCATACGGCCAAGAAGCCAGAACCGGAAATTCCGGAAAAAGTGACTGTTCCCGATTATGCAAAGCTACTTCCTGAAGAGATTCAGCGCTTTACGACGAAGGGCGTTTACGACGCCGACGAACAGCAGCATTTATCCTTTACCCAGGGTGGTGGGCACGGTGGGTCACACCCGCATATGGTTCATGAGTTCCTGTCCGCGATTGCCGAAGACCGTGATCCGTTTCCCAACGCGGCTCAGTCGGCCAACTGGACGAGCGTTGGTATCCTGGCGCACGAGTCAGCCCTCCAGGGTGGGCAGCTTATAAAGTTACCGGATTTTGGAAGTATATAAGGTCAAATGCAGGGGTTGCCGAGTGGCGCACATAAGGCGAATAGCCAGGGTTCATTCTCGTCAACCTTTGTTTCTCTATCGGCCCGCCGATGCGGTTTAAACTATGAAAAAGACAATTCTCTTCCTGTTGACTGTAGGGCTGCTGACTCAGTGCGCCCGCCAGACGGCCAATCAATCCTCTACCCGCCAGACAGCGCTTAAACCGCGTCGAACCGAAATCCTGTTCCTGGGCGATAATGGCCATCACAAGCCAATTGAGCGTGTACCTCAACTGATGGCTGCGCTGGGAAATAAAGGCATCAACATTACCTATACAGATAAACTGGAAGATATCAATCCCGAAAATCTGAATAAGTATGACGGCTTACTGATTTTTGCGAACTGGGACAGTATTCCCCAACCGCAGGAAAAAGCACTGCTCGATTATGTCTCGTCGGGGAAGGGAATAATTCCCGTTCATTGTGCATCCTACTGTTTCCGGAACTCTGCCGAATACGTCGATAAAGTCGTTGGCGGGCAGTTCTGGCGTCATCGGATGGATACGATTCAAACCCGGTTTACGCAGCCTAACAATCCCATTGTGGCGGGCTTGCCCTCGTTTAAAGCATACGATGAAACCTATATACACTCCCATCTTCAGGCCGATAACAACGTGCTTGCGGTTCGGGAAATAAAAGCAGACCAGGAAAAAGACATTGCAGCGTCTAACCGACCTGGAGCCAAAGAAGAACCTTACACCTGGACCCGGCAATACGGTAAAGGCCGGGTTTTCTATACGGCCTACGGTCACGACGAACGCACCTGGAGCCAGCCCGGTTTTCAGCAGTTGCTGGAGCGGGGTATCCTGTGGGCGGTTGGCGATGAGGTGAAAAAGCTGCACGATGACCTGAACCCACAGGCGTTTGCCTACCACGAAGCCAAACTTCCGAATTATGAAAAACGGCCAGGCGCTCAGCTGGAGCAGGAACCACTTTCGCCGGAAGAGTCGATTAAGCACATTCAGGTACCGGTCGATTTTACGCTTGATCTGTTCGCGCATGAGCCCAATGTGATGCACCCGATTGCCATGACGTGGGATGAACGTGGCCGACTGTATGCGCTCATTACCAAAGATTATCCCAACGAGCGGAAACCTGAAGGCGGCTCCGATTACATCGTTATCTGCGAAGACACCGATAAAGATGGCAAAGCAGACAAGTTTACCAATTTTGCGGAAGGGCTGAGCATTCCGACCGGCATGACCTTCGGCAACGGCGGTTTGTACGTTTCACAGGCACCGCATATGCTGTTTTTGCAGGATACCAACGGCGACGATAAAGCCGATGTGAAGAAAGTTGTGTTCACTGGTTTCGGTACCTACGACACCCACGCCGGGCCGAGCAATCTGCACTATGGGTTTGATAACTGGATATGGGGAAGCGTTGGGTATTCGGGTTTTAAAGGCAAAATCGGCGCTGATAGTGTAAAATTCAGTCAGGGCTTTTTTCGGTTCAAACCCGACGGATCTCAGCTTGAACATGTGACCAGCACTTCCAATAATACCTGGGGATTAGGCTTTAACGAAACGGGTGATATTTTCGGAAGCACCGCCAACAACTCGCACGGCTGGTACATGGCCATTCCGAATCGGTATTTTCACGGAGCCCCTCACATCCGTGAGAACGGTAGCCGCAGCACAGATACCCACAAGGACATGAAACCCATCACCGAGAAAGTACGACAGGTCGATGTGTTTGGTGGATTTACGGCGGCAGCTGGCCATAATTTTTACACGGCTCGTGCTTTTCCGAAAAAATACTGGAATAAGATCGCCTTTGTGGCGGAACCAACCGGCCACATTCTGCACCAGAATGTGATGCAGAAGAACGGAACCGATTATGAAGATGCCGAAGGATTTAACCTGATGGCCGGAGCCGACGAGTGGTTTGCGCCAGTGTTTGCCGAGGTTGGCCCCGACGGAGCCGTTTGGGTGGTCGACTGGTATAGCTTCATCATTCAGCACAACCCAACGCCATCGGGCGGTACCAACGGATCGGGTAATGCCTATGAAACGCCCCTTCGCGATTTCACACACGGCCGTATCTACCGCGTTGGCTACAAAAATGCGCCAGCTTATACACCGATCGCGCTGAGCAAAGATCGTCCACAGGAATTGGTTGCTGCCCTGAAAAATACGAACATGTTCTGGCGGACAACGGCCCAGCGGTTGCTGATCGAACGGAACAATAAAGATGTCGTGCCGCAGCTAATTGCCCTTGTCAATGATCAGTCGGTCGATGAAATTGGTATCAATCCGTCGGCTGTTCATGCTTTATGGACGCTACACGGATTGGGTGCGCTGGATGGCGATGCGTTACAGGCCGCTGTTTCTGCGCTTAAACATCCTTGTTCGGGTGTTCGCAAAACTGCCGTGCAGGTATTGCCGAGAAATCAATTAACGGCCAATACACTCCTTCAGGCCAATTTGTTGAACGATAAAGAACCCGTTGTTGCGCTGAACACCATACTCGCTTTGTCAGAAATGCCACAGAGCCCGGCAATTCAAAATGCCATTTTAACCCGCCTGGACAAATCGACCGAAGTAAACGACCGCTGGTTACCCGATGCCTTTGCCTGTGTACTAACAGGGCAGGATGGGCAGCTGATGAAGGCATACCTGAAGCAGATGACACTGAATGGCTCAACGCAGCCGAAAGTAGCACCTGCCCACGACATGAGCACGCATGCCGACAAAGGACATGGCCCGAATGCGCCAACGCCAGCTATTGCTGCTTCGGGGAGCCAGCCTGATCTGGTGATTGCCGCTATTCGTACTACGCCAGAATCGCCTGCCGTTCGGGAAGGAACGAAGCTCTTTGTGGATGTGATGAACGCTGGCGGTACAGAAATTCCGGCTGGAACGCCCATTCCGTTATCGCTCCGTGTAGAAGGTCCCAAAGGAATGCAGGATGGTGCCAAAATTGATTTTGTGAGTGTGACGCATAATACGGGTATTAAACCGGGCGAAACCGTTACCATCAGCAAAGCGAACAATGGCCCGTGGGTTGGCGATATGGGTGTTTCGTTCGAACGGGCTGGGCAGTATACGATTACGGCCATGCTCGATCGCGAAAACAAGATAATGGAGGGCAATGAGCAGAACAACAATGCAACACACACCCTAACCTATCGGGCTCCTCAAAGCATGGCCGCTTACGTGCTCGAACGGGCTTCCCGTAGTTATGCGTCAGTTGCCCCTGTCGATTCGGTAGTTACGCTGCTTCGACAGACGCAGAAGCTTGAGCCGACCCAAAGCGAGGCAATCGTTAAAGGCGTATCGGAAGGCTGGAACGTCCGGAAGAAAGCGCAGGTAAATGATACGGATAAAGACTTTCTGGCAAGTCTGACGGCTTCGGTTTCGCCCGACAACCGCGAACGTCTGGGGCGCCTTTATGAGGTCTGGGGTATAACAAAAGGCGAACCGGTCGACCCGAACGTAGAGGTTATACGTTTAAAAACGGTTCGAGAAGAAATGCGCTACGACAAGAAAGAATTTACTGTTACGGCTGGAAAACAGGTTGAACTGGTGCTGGAAAATCCGGATGCCATGCAACATAACCTGGTGATTGGTAAGCCCAAAACGATGGACCAGATCGGGGCGGCTGCCGATAAGCTGATTACGGCCAAGGATGGTGCCGAGAGAAACTACGTACCATCGATTCCGCAAATCATTGCCGCAACCCCGTTAGTCAATCCAGACCAGACATACCGACTTAAATTTACCGCTCCGGCAACGCCCGGCGATTATCCATTCGTTTGCACATTTCCAGGCCACTGGCGCATTATGAACGGGGTAATGAAGGTCACAAAGGCAGGAGCCGTCGTTACGGCTAAATAAGTAGCTGTAAAATAAGTAATTAAGGTAACTGAGTAATTAAAGGAATGTGATTGTCGATCACGGATAGCCTTTAGTACACAGTTACCTTAATTTTTTTCTTTTCAGTATCTGGCCTTATACTCAGCGCCGTCAGCGTCATGCCACCGCAAGGCGGACCGTGGTTATTATGACCGCCATCCGCAACCATGGCACGGCGCTGAACATAAAGCCTGGGTAGAAGTCTGCTTTTATTTGGACGCGGCTTTTTTTGCCTGGATGGGATCGGTAAAAGCAGGCAATAGGGCCGAAGATGGAATCTGGATAATGAATTCGCTGCCGTGACCAAGTTCGCTTTTTACCCAGATGGTCCAGTTGTGGGCCTGAACTATACGTTGTACGTAACTGAGGCCTAAACCAAATCCCTTAACACTAGGCTGATTCCGGTCGTGAACTCGAAAAAACGGCTGAAAAATCTGCGGTAATAACTTTGGTGAAATACCAACACCCCGATCACGAACAGTAATCGTTAGCCCCTCGTTATTTGTCTTGGTCAGGAGGGTTATTTCGGGCTTCTCGGAGCTGTATTTTACGGCATTGTCTAACAAATTGTGTAACACATTCGTCAGGTGAAGCCGGTCTGCCAGCACGTGTGGATCTGTTCCGGGTAGGCTCAGCCCTAAGTAGTCGCCGTGACGTTCGGCAACAGAATGCAGGAGCTGATGAAGTTGTACTGGTTCCGGATTCAGGATTAATGTTTTACGGTCGGCCCGAGCCAGGGTTAACATTGTTTCGACCTGGTGTTGAAGTCGTTCCGTTTCTTCGCGGATAATACGAACATATTTCTCCGTCCGTTCAGGCTGATCCCGGGCAATGGGTGAATCCAGAATATCGGCTGCCATTCGAATGGCTGTAA
This window harbors:
- a CDS encoding Gfo/Idh/MocA family protein, which encodes MINIAIVGLGFGAEFIPIYQRHPHANMYAICQRNVDKLNEIGNAYGIDKRYSNYDDLLADPDVDAVHINSPIPNHAEQSLKALRAGKHVACTVPMATTVEECMEIVKATKETGKKYMMMETVVYSREFLFVKELYENGELGKVQFLKASHQQDMDGWPDYWPGLPPMHYATHCVGPVAGLLKLEADYVSCFGSGTIREELAKIHNSPFAVESAHIKFRNSDLSAYVYRSLFDVARQYRESFEVYGDKKSFEWQLIEDEQPVIHTAKKPEPEIPEKVTVPDYAKLLPEEIQRFTTKGVYDADEQQHLSFTQGGGHGGSHPHMVHEFLSAIAEDRDPFPNAAQSANWTSVGILAHESALQGGQLIKLPDFGSI
- a CDS encoding PVC-type heme-binding CxxCH protein, translating into MKKTILFLLTVGLLTQCARQTANQSSTRQTALKPRRTEILFLGDNGHHKPIERVPQLMAALGNKGINITYTDKLEDINPENLNKYDGLLIFANWDSIPQPQEKALLDYVSSGKGIIPVHCASYCFRNSAEYVDKVVGGQFWRHRMDTIQTRFTQPNNPIVAGLPSFKAYDETYIHSHLQADNNVLAVREIKADQEKDIAASNRPGAKEEPYTWTRQYGKGRVFYTAYGHDERTWSQPGFQQLLERGILWAVGDEVKKLHDDLNPQAFAYHEAKLPNYEKRPGAQLEQEPLSPEESIKHIQVPVDFTLDLFAHEPNVMHPIAMTWDERGRLYALITKDYPNERKPEGGSDYIVICEDTDKDGKADKFTNFAEGLSIPTGMTFGNGGLYVSQAPHMLFLQDTNGDDKADVKKVVFTGFGTYDTHAGPSNLHYGFDNWIWGSVGYSGFKGKIGADSVKFSQGFFRFKPDGSQLEHVTSTSNNTWGLGFNETGDIFGSTANNSHGWYMAIPNRYFHGAPHIRENGSRSTDTHKDMKPITEKVRQVDVFGGFTAAAGHNFYTARAFPKKYWNKIAFVAEPTGHILHQNVMQKNGTDYEDAEGFNLMAGADEWFAPVFAEVGPDGAVWVVDWYSFIIQHNPTPSGGTNGSGNAYETPLRDFTHGRIYRVGYKNAPAYTPIALSKDRPQELVAALKNTNMFWRTTAQRLLIERNNKDVVPQLIALVNDQSVDEIGINPSAVHALWTLHGLGALDGDALQAAVSALKHPCSGVRKTAVQVLPRNQLTANTLLQANLLNDKEPVVALNTILALSEMPQSPAIQNAILTRLDKSTEVNDRWLPDAFACVLTGQDGQLMKAYLKQMTLNGSTQPKVAPAHDMSTHADKGHGPNAPTPAIAASGSQPDLVIAAIRTTPESPAVREGTKLFVDVMNAGGTEIPAGTPIPLSLRVEGPKGMQDGAKIDFVSVTHNTGIKPGETVTISKANNGPWVGDMGVSFERAGQYTITAMLDRENKIMEGNEQNNNATHTLTYRAPQSMAAYVLERASRSYASVAPVDSVVTLLRQTQKLEPTQSEAIVKGVSEGWNVRKKAQVNDTDKDFLASLTASVSPDNRERLGRLYEVWGITKGEPVDPNVEVIRLKTVREEMRYDKKEFTVTAGKQVELVLENPDAMQHNLVIGKPKTMDQIGAAADKLITAKDGAERNYVPSIPQIIAATPLVNPDQTYRLKFTAPATPGDYPFVCTFPGHWRIMNGVMKVTKAGAVVTAK
- a CDS encoding sensor histidine kinase; the encoded protein is MLPRSTAPPLFIFALLLSIVTAGLLYANWSVLPETALVNAQSLRWLALFVLAMVSQLLLGFSLWWLLRRRQRSVVQTEVLHSIVHEFQTPITAIRMAADILDSPIARDQPERTEKYVRIIREETERLQHQVETMLTLARADRKTLILNPEPVQLHQLLHSVAERHGDYLGLSLPGTDPHVLADRLHLTNVLHNLLDNAVKYSSEKPEITLLTKTNNEGLTITVRDRGVGISPKLLPQIFQPFFRVHDRNQPSVKGFGLGLSYVQRIVQAHNWTIWVKSELGHGSEFIIQIPSSALLPAFTDPIQAKKAASK